Proteins found in one Vallitalea guaymasensis genomic segment:
- the hypD gene encoding trans-4-hydroxy-L-proline dehydratase: MITERVRKLREQSVNAIPYISMERAEIVDAVYKEYEGSVSIPVLRGMVLKELMTHKKLCINDGELIVGERGEKPAGTPTYPELCCHTVEDFQVMNDREKITFKTSEESRRIQQETIIPYWEKRSMRHHIINNMTQEWKECYEAGIFTEFMEQRGPGHTVADGKIYKKGFMDFKKEIEDSISKLDFYNDDEALDKKNQLMGMSLACDAIMILGKRYGELAKELADKEDDPVRKEELLHIAHTCNHVPAYAPRSFEEALQMYWFVHLCVISELNPWDAFNPGRLDQHLYPFYKKEIEEGNLSREKAEELLQCFWVKFNNQPAPPKVGITLKESGTYTDFANINCGGLREDGSDGVNEVSYILLDVIDEMKLLQPSSNVQISKKTPQRFLKRALKIVRKGWGQPSLFNTDVVIQEMLRAGKTVEDARNGGTSGCVETGAFGKEAYILTGYMNLPKILEITLNNGIDPMTGKKLGIETGDPTDFESYEELLGAYKKQLKHFVDIKVKGNRVIERLYATKMPVPFLSVIIDDCIINGKDYNSGGARYNTTYIQGVGIGNITDILSSIKYNVFDYKKLTMDALLAATKANFTGYEGILNLVKNKTPKYGNDDDYADNIMSEVFHAYYAEVTGRPNGKGGVHRINMLPTTCHVYFGEVMGATPDGRLANKPLADGISPSKGADTNGPTGVIKSASKMDHVITGGTLLNQKFTPSLLEGEEGLDNIAHLVRAYFRLDGHHIQFNVISKETLLKAQENPDAYKNLIVRVAGYSDYFCNLSKALQDEIIERTEQSF; encoded by the coding sequence ATGATAACAGAACGAGTAAGAAAACTTAGAGAGCAAAGCGTAAATGCAATACCTTATATCTCAATGGAAAGGGCAGAAATAGTTGATGCGGTTTATAAAGAGTATGAAGGAAGTGTATCAATACCAGTTCTAAGAGGTATGGTATTGAAAGAATTAATGACTCATAAAAAACTTTGTATCAATGACGGAGAACTTATTGTTGGAGAAAGAGGGGAAAAACCTGCTGGAACACCAACATATCCAGAACTATGTTGTCATACTGTGGAAGATTTTCAGGTTATGAATGATCGAGAAAAAATCACATTCAAAACATCAGAAGAGTCTAGGAGGATACAGCAGGAAACTATTATTCCTTACTGGGAAAAAAGGTCTATGCGCCATCACATCATAAACAACATGACACAAGAGTGGAAAGAATGCTATGAAGCAGGAATTTTCACAGAGTTTATGGAACAAAGAGGACCAGGACATACAGTTGCTGATGGTAAAATCTATAAAAAAGGTTTTATGGATTTCAAGAAAGAGATAGAAGATTCAATAAGTAAACTGGACTTTTATAATGATGATGAGGCTCTAGATAAGAAAAATCAACTTATGGGTATGAGCCTTGCTTGTGATGCTATCATGATTTTGGGTAAACGCTATGGTGAATTAGCCAAAGAGTTGGCTGATAAAGAAGATGACCCTGTGAGAAAAGAGGAACTGCTGCATATCGCTCATACATGTAATCATGTTCCTGCATATGCACCAAGAAGCTTTGAAGAAGCTCTGCAAATGTATTGGTTCGTACATCTGTGTGTTATTTCCGAGCTCAATCCTTGGGATGCTTTTAACCCTGGTAGACTGGACCAACATCTTTATCCGTTTTATAAGAAAGAGATTGAAGAAGGAAATTTGAGCCGTGAAAAAGCGGAAGAACTCTTACAATGTTTTTGGGTAAAGTTCAATAATCAACCAGCTCCACCCAAGGTTGGTATTACATTAAAAGAAAGTGGAACGTATACAGACTTTGCTAACATCAATTGTGGAGGATTAAGAGAAGATGGTTCAGATGGTGTCAATGAAGTAAGTTACATATTACTTGATGTCATAGATGAAATGAAATTATTACAACCAAGTTCCAATGTGCAAATAAGTAAGAAAACACCACAAAGATTTCTTAAAAGAGCTCTAAAAATAGTTAGAAAGGGTTGGGGGCAACCTTCACTATTTAATACAGATGTAGTCATACAGGAAATGCTGCGTGCTGGGAAGACTGTAGAAGATGCAAGAAATGGTGGTACTAGTGGTTGTGTAGAAACAGGAGCATTTGGAAAAGAAGCATATATTCTTACTGGATACATGAATCTGCCTAAAATATTAGAAATTACATTGAATAATGGTATAGACCCAATGACAGGCAAAAAGCTAGGTATTGAAACAGGGGATCCAACAGATTTTGAAAGCTATGAAGAGTTATTGGGTGCTTATAAAAAACAACTAAAACATTTTGTAGATATAAAGGTAAAAGGAAATAGAGTAATAGAGAGATTGTATGCTACAAAAATGCCTGTACCGTTTTTATCGGTTATCATAGATGATTGTATAATAAATGGAAAAGATTATAACTCAGGTGGTGCAAGATATAATACCACATATATTCAAGGAGTAGGTATCGGTAATATCACAGATATATTATCTTCTATTAAGTACAATGTATTTGATTACAAGAAATTGACTATGGATGCGCTCTTAGCAGCTACAAAAGCCAATTTTACAGGGTATGAAGGTATATTGAACTTAGTGAAGAATAAGACACCTAAATATGGTAATGATGATGATTATGCTGATAATATCATGAGTGAGGTTTTCCATGCTTATTATGCTGAAGTTACAGGCAGACCTAACGGTAAAGGTGGCGTTCATAGAATAAATATGCTTCCAACCACATGCCATGTATATTTCGGTGAAGTTATGGGAGCTACACCTGATGGCAGATTAGCCAATAAACCTCTTGCAGATGGTATTTCACCATCAAAGGGAGCGGACACAAATGGTCCTACTGGGGTAATTAAGTCAGCTTCTAAAATGGATCATGTCATAACAGGAGGAACATTATTAAACCAGAAATTCACACCATCCCTTCTTGAAGGAGAAGAGGGGTTAGATAATATAGCACATCTGGTAAGGGCTTATTTTAGACTAGATGGTCATCATATTCAATTTAATGTTATAAGTAAGGAAACCCTTTTAAAAGCTCAGGAGAATCCAGATGCTTATAAGAATCTTATTGTAAGGGTTGCAGGTTACAGTGATTATTTCTGTAATCTTAGTAAAGCGTTGCAAGATGAGATTATAGAGAGAACAGAACAATCTTTCTAG
- a CDS encoding glycoside hydrolase family 31 protein: MIITSYKKVNEYLLLNTDCGKIRLIPYSDSIVRITYSREKHFSPKDSLMIIWEEDTCANWSLKESHDKITFITKALQIDINKHTGAFTYYDSLGNLLTKEPAHGGKSLESIDVVKTVFDESTQIRATQSVDGIRSNATDYKKIIDRKAYHTKLEFIWEDGEAIYGLGSHEEGIMNLRGHHQYLYQQNMKSVVPMLVSTKGYGILVDSYSLMTFHDDMYGSYIWTDVDDEMDYYFIYGPEFDEIINGYRELTGNTPMLPRWAYGYVQSKERYKTQEELVSIVKEYRKRKIPLDLIVLDWRSWTDGQWGQKSFDPERFPDPTEMMSQLHDMNTKLMVSIWPIMASGSNNHSEMSSKGFLLGNQANYNAFDEKARKLYWNQANDGIFSHGTDAWWCDCTEPFEADWKGELKPEPEERMNINTQEAKKYLDPEYINAYSLLHCKGIYEGQRNTTDHKRVVNLTRSAYAGQHRYAAITWSGDIASSWDTLRKQIPAGLNFCVTGEPYWTLDIGAFFVGGKSKWCRWCDDKNIPAPWFLAGEYDNGCNDLGYRELYVRWFQYGAFLPMFRSHGTDTPREIWQFGEPGSIFYDTLVKFDNLRYRLMPYIYSLAGKVTFDNYTIMRSLAFDYRDDNNVYNIADQFMFGPSIMINPITKPMYYGKNSKKLSGIEKTREVYLPKGYDWYDFWTGKQYQGGQIIESKATLDIMPIYIRAGSIIPMGPVVQYTDEQLDAPIELRIYIGSDSCFTVYEDEGDNYNYENGSYSLINLKWLDDNKTLIIGNREGSYKGMSSYRQFKIVIVSKGHGTGIDKQINTDKIINYDGNEIQVTF, encoded by the coding sequence ATGATAATAACAAGTTATAAGAAGGTTAATGAATATCTCTTACTAAATACTGATTGTGGGAAAATTAGACTTATACCATATTCAGATTCAATTGTCAGAATTACCTATAGTCGAGAAAAGCATTTTTCCCCTAAAGATAGTCTCATGATTATATGGGAAGAAGATACTTGTGCAAACTGGTCATTAAAAGAATCTCATGACAAAATAACATTCATCACAAAAGCTTTACAAATTGATATTAATAAGCATACAGGAGCATTCACCTATTATGACAGCTTAGGGAATCTGCTAACAAAAGAACCTGCTCATGGTGGAAAAAGTTTGGAATCAATTGATGTTGTAAAAACTGTATTTGATGAATCAACACAAATAAGAGCTACACAAAGTGTTGATGGAATCAGATCCAATGCAACTGATTATAAAAAAATAATTGACCGTAAAGCCTATCATACTAAATTAGAATTCATTTGGGAAGATGGAGAAGCTATCTATGGTCTTGGTTCCCACGAAGAAGGAATCATGAACCTGAGAGGTCACCATCAATATTTGTATCAGCAGAATATGAAATCTGTTGTTCCTATGTTAGTTTCTACAAAAGGATATGGCATTCTAGTTGACAGCTACTCATTAATGACATTCCATGATGATATGTATGGTTCTTATATCTGGACAGATGTGGATGATGAAATGGATTATTACTTTATCTATGGTCCTGAATTTGATGAGATCATAAATGGTTACAGAGAATTAACTGGAAATACTCCTATGTTACCTCGTTGGGCATATGGTTATGTTCAATCCAAAGAGAGATATAAAACACAGGAAGAATTGGTCTCAATAGTAAAAGAATACAGAAAGCGTAAAATACCTCTTGATTTGATTGTCCTTGATTGGCGTTCTTGGACTGATGGACAATGGGGGCAAAAATCTTTTGACCCTGAGAGATTTCCTGATCCTACTGAAATGATGAGTCAGCTTCATGATATGAATACAAAACTTATGGTTTCAATATGGCCTATTATGGCATCTGGAAGTAATAATCATTCAGAAATGTCTAGTAAAGGATTTTTACTGGGGAATCAAGCCAATTATAACGCCTTTGACGAAAAAGCACGTAAACTATATTGGAATCAAGCTAATGACGGTATATTTTCACATGGGACAGATGCTTGGTGGTGCGATTGTACTGAGCCTTTTGAAGCTGATTGGAAGGGCGAACTAAAACCCGAACCAGAAGAGCGAATGAATATAAATACCCAGGAAGCTAAAAAATATCTTGACCCAGAATACATAAATGCTTATTCCTTATTACACTGTAAAGGTATATATGAAGGTCAAAGAAACACAACTGACCATAAGAGGGTTGTCAATTTGACACGTTCTGCTTACGCAGGACAACATAGATATGCTGCTATAACATGGTCGGGAGACATAGCTTCAAGTTGGGATACATTAAGGAAACAGATACCAGCAGGTCTTAATTTCTGTGTAACCGGTGAGCCATATTGGACTCTTGACATAGGCGCTTTCTTTGTTGGTGGAAAGAGCAAATGGTGTCGATGGTGCGATGATAAGAATATTCCAGCACCTTGGTTTCTTGCTGGTGAATATGATAATGGATGTAACGATCTTGGATACCGTGAATTATATGTACGCTGGTTTCAATATGGAGCATTCTTACCAATGTTTCGCTCCCATGGAACAGATACACCAAGAGAAATATGGCAGTTCGGAGAACCTGGTTCCATATTTTATGATACTCTAGTCAAATTTGATAATCTTAGATACAGACTTATGCCTTACATATATTCCTTAGCTGGAAAGGTCACATTTGATAACTACACAATAATGAGGTCATTAGCCTTTGATTATAGAGATGATAATAATGTGTATAATATAGCTGACCAATTCATGTTCGGTCCATCTATTATGATTAATCCTATAACTAAGCCTATGTATTATGGAAAAAATTCTAAAAAGTTGTCAGGTATAGAAAAAACTCGTGAGGTCTACCTTCCAAAAGGTTATGATTGGTATGATTTTTGGACTGGAAAACAATATCAAGGTGGACAGATTATAGAATCTAAGGCAACATTAGATATTATGCCTATCTATATACGTGCTGGCTCTATTATACCTATGGGACCTGTTGTTCAATATACAGATGAACAATTAGATGCTCCAATAGAATTAAGGATATATATTGGTTCTGACTCTTGTTTTACTGTTTATGAAGATGAGGGAGATAATTACAACTATGAAAACGGTTCTTATTCACTCATTAATTTAAAATGGTTAGATGATAATAAAACATTAATCATTGGTAACCGTGAAGGCTCCTATAAGGGAATGTCATCATACAGGCAATTTAAAATAGTAATTGTATCAAAAGGTCATGGAACAGGTATTGATAAACAAATAAATACAGACAAAATTATTAATTATGATGGTAATGAAATACAGGTAACTTTCTAA
- a CDS encoding AraC family transcriptional regulator: MMKHNLKENIIHGTDKYPFAIYKVDFGECNQQILPCHWHDELEIIYINRGNATFRINDINYEVHQGQAIVINSGELHWAYTQNQSGCSYFAIVFNTCLLELPSRDISQQNYINPLCFNEYNLNSLIDGESTPSKELLGIVEKIIDKNNSMSVGYELATKAYLLLFLSLHIENKLLIPVTLSTVTKKNTQRIKNVLSYIDMNYTQKITVEDLAQVINVSKYHFCRLFKTYTGLSPIEYINMIRINKAEELLRTSDCTITETAFEVGFENLSYFTRQFKRYKGILPSKIS, translated from the coding sequence ATGATGAAACATAATCTGAAAGAGAATATAATACATGGTACTGATAAATATCCATTTGCAATTTATAAAGTGGATTTTGGAGAGTGTAATCAGCAGATACTCCCATGTCATTGGCATGATGAATTAGAAATCATATACATAAATAGAGGAAATGCAACTTTTAGAATTAATGATATTAATTATGAGGTACACCAAGGTCAAGCTATAGTTATTAATTCTGGGGAATTGCACTGGGCATATACACAAAATCAGAGTGGTTGTTCTTATTTTGCTATTGTATTCAATACATGTTTATTAGAGCTGCCTAGTAGAGATATTTCCCAACAAAATTATATTAATCCCTTATGTTTTAATGAGTATAATCTAAATTCTCTAATTGATGGAGAAAGTACACCTAGCAAGGAACTACTTGGAATAGTTGAAAAAATTATTGATAAAAATAATAGTATGAGTGTTGGATATGAATTAGCTACAAAAGCTTATTTATTATTATTTTTATCTCTACATATTGAAAATAAATTATTAATTCCTGTAACCCTTTCTACGGTTACCAAGAAGAATACACAGAGAATAAAGAATGTATTGAGTTATATTGATATGAATTATACTCAGAAGATTACTGTTGAAGATCTAGCACAAGTAATAAATGTAAGTAAATATCATTTTTGTAGATTGTTCAAAACATATACGGGACTAAGTCCAATAGAATATATTAATATGATAAGAATAAACAAAGCTGAAGAATTACTAAGAACATCAGATTGTACAATAACAGAAACAGCCTTTGAAGTTGGTTTTGAAAATTTAAGTTATTTTACAAGACAATTCAAAAGATATAAAGGTATATTACCTTCAAAAATATCATGA
- a CDS encoding MerR family transcriptional regulator, with product MDKYFSIGETAKINNVSIQALRLYDKMGLLKPAYVDPESKYRYYTIDQFIYIDLIKYSKHIGAPLKELSDVLQKKDIVTLLSFIQKQQDIVEKEIDRLKNINIAMGNIESKIKYVMDLKETNKIYYRDINKRFIVKKKIKKDDKESDIEIKIRKLDKILEENDILFEGETGYFVDLNLIIEKGKMVYQNIYTTLYNDNINSKNIDVKEIPGGRYICIAYYNHEREEAIDKLRSYIKDNNINYKGICMQAELFNTLRQWENDNLLYELQILL from the coding sequence ATGGACAAATACTTTTCTATAGGAGAAACAGCCAAGATAAATAATGTATCCATTCAAGCTTTAAGGTTGTATGATAAAATGGGGCTTCTAAAACCTGCATATGTTGACCCAGAGAGTAAATATAGATATTACACAATAGATCAGTTCATATATATTGACTTGATCAAGTATTCCAAACATATAGGAGCACCGTTGAAAGAGCTTAGCGATGTTTTGCAGAAAAAGGATATTGTTACCTTGCTGTCATTTATCCAAAAACAACAAGATATAGTGGAGAAAGAGATTGACAGATTAAAAAATATAAATATAGCCATGGGTAATATTGAAAGCAAAATAAAATATGTTATGGACCTCAAAGAAACCAATAAAATATATTATAGAGATATAAATAAAAGATTTATCGTAAAAAAGAAAATTAAAAAAGATGACAAAGAAAGTGATATTGAAATAAAGATAAGAAAACTAGATAAGATATTGGAAGAGAATGATATATTATTTGAAGGAGAGACTGGGTATTTTGTTGACTTGAACTTAATTATAGAAAAAGGAAAAATGGTCTACCAAAATATCTATACGACCTTATACAACGATAATATTAATAGTAAGAATATAGATGTTAAAGAGATACCGGGAGGAAGATATATATGTATAGCTTATTATAATCATGAAAGAGAAGAAGCCATAGATAAATTACGGTCATATATAAAAGATAATAATATCAATTACAAAGGTATCTGTATGCAAGCAGAGTTATTCAATACCCTTAGGCAATGGGAAAATGATAATTTGTTATACGAATTACAAATTTTATTATAA
- a CDS encoding MATE family efflux transporter encodes MKSLWKEFTKYAIPSVIGMMVSALYVVVDGIFVGRGVGANALASINVALPVTTLMIAISMMVTMGGAAVMSIKFGENKHKEGNNIFLQSLFLIVAITGVVSIISVIFPEQIARLLGASDELVKGTADYLRYYMMFGLGFAGSLALSAFIRNDGNPNLAMIALIAGAITNIILDYLFIFKFGLGIAGAAVASGLGQLSSVFLLMTHFIRKKGKLRLYVPKLKKEELKRILKVGTPEFLNQISPAVCIFAFNQVIIRRLGEIGVAGFSIIGYISVVLLALFMGISQGIQPLISYNYGKGNMEKVNKVFKMGVKTNLISSIVIYSIMLLVGQKVIGVFNSNAELIKLTYDALIIYSFSFIIASINIVNVTYYQSTENSKTANIISASRGMVFTIIFLLALPSMIGNIGIWISIILGEICTLLLIQLFIKKADVHSNKKGITVFMYKSI; translated from the coding sequence ATGAAGTCACTATGGAAAGAGTTTACAAAATATGCAATACCATCAGTAATAGGTATGATGGTTTCAGCCCTGTATGTTGTTGTTGATGGAATATTTGTTGGTAGAGGAGTAGGCGCTAATGCTTTAGCTTCAATAAATGTTGCTTTACCAGTTACAACCTTGATGATTGCAATCAGTATGATGGTAACTATGGGTGGAGCGGCTGTCATGTCAATAAAATTTGGTGAAAATAAGCATAAAGAAGGTAATAATATATTCTTGCAAAGCTTATTTCTTATAGTAGCTATAACAGGTGTAGTATCAATAATCAGTGTTATTTTTCCAGAACAAATAGCTAGATTATTAGGTGCTAGTGATGAATTGGTGAAAGGAACTGCTGATTATCTTCGTTATTATATGATGTTTGGTCTTGGTTTTGCTGGAAGTCTGGCATTAAGTGCTTTTATTAGAAATGATGGTAATCCTAATCTAGCTATGATTGCACTTATAGCAGGCGCTATTACAAATATAATATTAGATTATTTATTTATATTTAAGTTTGGTCTAGGGATAGCTGGTGCGGCAGTAGCTTCAGGATTAGGACAATTATCCAGCGTATTTCTGCTTATGACACATTTTATTAGAAAAAAAGGTAAGCTTAGATTATATGTACCTAAGCTAAAGAAAGAAGAGCTTAAGCGAATTCTTAAGGTAGGAACACCAGAATTCCTTAATCAAATATCACCAGCAGTTTGTATATTTGCATTTAATCAAGTCATAATCAGAAGGCTTGGAGAAATTGGAGTTGCAGGTTTTAGTATCATCGGTTATATAAGTGTTGTTCTGTTAGCACTATTCATGGGTATCTCACAAGGGATTCAACCATTGATAAGTTATAATTATGGTAAGGGAAACATGGAAAAAGTTAATAAGGTATTCAAGATGGGTGTTAAGACTAATTTGATTTCATCTATTGTTATTTATTCAATCATGTTATTGGTTGGACAAAAAGTGATTGGTGTTTTCAATAGTAATGCAGAACTTATAAAATTGACTTATGATGCTTTAATAATTTATAGTTTTTCCTTTATTATTGCTTCAATCAATATAGTTAATGTCACTTACTATCAATCCACAGAGAATTCCAAGACTGCTAATATTATATCAGCTAGTAGAGGAATGGTATTTACAATTATTTTCTTGTTAGCTCTTCCTTCTATGATTGGAAATATTGGAATCTGGATTTCTATTATTCTTGGTGAGATATGTACTTTGCTCTTAATACAGCTATTTATTAAAAAAGCAGATGTGCATTCTAATAAAAAGGGAATTACTGTTTTTATGTATAAAAGTATATAA
- a CDS encoding AraC family transcriptional regulator, which produces MKKIETVNTYFNEYTIDELTKFINDFKLTPKAFGKQTPENYGICDWRIITDIELIYNISGTTYVEFNDKTYVLSESDLIIVPSFTPHKIYTKDEDIHTNYWLHFSTSPYYKQFELFNILTNEQNSIIHIGDDYLLSLYEKLSTELSTKTPGHFLVFTNVLMEIILYIIRTNCLTTKKISDLCLNRFDSDRFLIEKCQSYIYSNLSKKITIDDLCTFLCISESKLYKSFSKLIGITPNQFILYSKLKESEILLLSSNLSIQEIASSLGFSSPYYYSNVFKKHYGLSPISYKHKNLING; this is translated from the coding sequence ATGAAAAAGATAGAAACCGTTAATACATATTTCAATGAATATACTATAGATGAATTAACCAAGTTCATCAATGATTTCAAACTAACTCCAAAAGCCTTTGGAAAGCAGACCCCCGAGAATTATGGTATTTGTGATTGGCGTATAATAACTGACATAGAACTTATCTATAATATATCCGGTACCACATATGTAGAATTCAACGACAAGACTTATGTTCTATCTGAAAGCGACTTAATAATAGTTCCATCCTTCACTCCCCACAAGATCTATACAAAAGATGAAGATATCCATACCAATTATTGGCTGCATTTTTCAACTTCTCCTTATTATAAGCAATTTGAATTATTCAACATACTGACCAATGAACAAAATTCAATAATACACATAGGAGACGATTATCTGTTGAGTCTATATGAAAAGCTGTCAACAGAGCTTAGTACCAAGACACCAGGTCATTTTCTAGTCTTCACTAATGTACTTATGGAGATCATCTTATATATAATTAGAACAAACTGTCTAACAACTAAAAAAATATCAGACCTATGTTTGAACAGGTTTGATAGTGACCGATTTCTAATAGAGAAATGTCAATCTTATATCTATAGTAACTTGTCCAAGAAAATTACTATAGATGATTTGTGTACCTTTTTATGCATAAGTGAATCTAAGTTGTACAAATCTTTTTCAAAGCTCATTGGAATAACACCAAACCAATTCATATTGTATTCCAAATTAAAAGAATCTGAAATATTATTGCTCTCTTCCAATCTGTCTATACAAGAAATAGCTTCATCCCTAGGTTTTTCATCACCTTATTACTATAGTAATGTTTTCAAGAAACACTACGGCTTGTCTCCCATCTCTTATAAGCACAAAAACTTAATTAACGGATAA
- a CDS encoding helix-turn-helix transcriptional regulator → MIRINLIKKRGDKSQKSVADSIGITTSYYGMIELGVRNPSLDVAMDIANYYNTSIEDLFFDNISSMKTGHVHK, encoded by the coding sequence ATGATACGAATTAATTTAATTAAAAAAAGAGGCGACAAATCACAAAAAAGTGTTGCCGATTCCATAGGGATAACCACTAGCTATTATGGAATGATTGAACTTGGTGTTCGAAATCCCAGCTTAGATGTAGCTATGGATATTGCTAACTATTATAATACTTCCATTGAAGATTTATTCTTTGATAACATTTCTTCAATGAAAACCGGACATGTACATAAATAG
- a CDS encoding helix-turn-helix domain-containing protein has translation MFVKRLRQLREDRGLKQKDIAKLLNITTSAYGYYEQGKRNLDMNTLKTLSDYYNVSTDYMLGRTDIPVPIETFLQDKQVDEKLNDLIEEISNSKNLKFNNKQMNTQTRNFLIKMITNTCDIAGEINSIVSDNSKK, from the coding sequence TTGTTTGTTAAAAGACTTAGACAGTTAAGGGAAGATAGAGGATTAAAACAAAAAGACATAGCTAAGTTGTTAAATATAACTACTAGTGCATATGGCTATTATGAGCAGGGTAAACGTAATTTAGATATGAATACACTTAAAACATTATCAGATTATTACAATGTATCAACAGATTACATGTTAGGTAGAACAGATATTCCAGTACCAATTGAAACATTTTTACAAGATAAGCAGGTAGATGAAAAGTTAAATGACTTAATAGAAGAAATATCTAATAGTAAAAATTTGAAGTTTAATAATAAGCAAATGAACACTCAGACAAGGAATTTCTTGATAAAGATGATTACAAATACATGTGATATCGCAGGGGAGATCAACAGTATTGTAAGTGATAATTCTAAGAAGTAA
- a CDS encoding MarR family winged helix-turn-helix transcriptional regulator, with the protein MKSYKNIIKLYFSSMESFDEIKKTPKDFGTGDLLYGSEIHTIVAIGKNPGSNMTEIARIMDITKGGVQKFTKKLLAKDLIYKTHLPDNKKEVIFGLTKKGNIAFKMHEDFEQRRFGKIYDVMDAMEEKELQVLEDFLTKLNEILLAGE; encoded by the coding sequence ATGAAGAGTTATAAAAATATTATTAAACTATATTTTTCATCTATGGAATCTTTTGATGAAATTAAAAAAACTCCTAAAGATTTTGGAACTGGTGATTTATTATATGGTTCTGAAATCCATACTATTGTAGCAATAGGTAAAAATCCAGGGTCTAACATGACAGAGATTGCAAGGATTATGGATATAACAAAAGGAGGAGTGCAGAAATTCACAAAGAAGCTTCTAGCAAAAGATTTGATATACAAGACACATTTGCCTGATAACAAAAAAGAAGTTATCTTTGGTTTAACTAAGAAGGGAAATATAGCATTTAAGATGCATGAAGACTTTGAACAAAGGCGTTTTGGGAAAATCTATGATGTAATGGATGCTATGGAAGAAAAAGAACTTCAAGTATTAGAGGATTTCTTAACTAAATTGAACGAAATATTACTTGCCGGCGAGTAA